From a region of the Triticum aestivum cultivar Chinese Spring chromosome 7D, IWGSC CS RefSeq v2.1, whole genome shotgun sequence genome:
- the LOC123164948 gene encoding uncharacterized protein: MLRRAMALALTLAAAAMWAPPRTSHACSSAAGRVPHVTGGHSKRRLVGVVGPACHSSGSTSASKSTTRGPIACRRPDATGAPMAAAAAAGDLRSEYLEVLLSRRRERQVPMTVEQGSPVKEPLYQGNGPLGLREAMESCPRKEVENFQEKLVEENFYLMTESGEQGRLPVLLLKLNDTAPERKPVVVILHSSYKCKEWLRPLLEAYASRGYIAVAIDSRYHGERASSKTTYIEALNSAWRNGDTMPFIFDTVWDLIKLGDYLSAREDVDPSRIGITGESLGGMHAWFAAFVDTRYSVVVPIIGVQGFQWAIDNDKWQARVDSIKPLFEEARIDSGKSEIDAEVVKKVWDKIAPGMASQFDAPYSVPLIAPRPLLLLNGADDPRCPVLGLQEPASKATEAYAEAGSADKFKFIAEPGVGHRMTASMVKEASDWFDRFL, translated from the exons ATGCTGAGGCGGGCCATGGCGCTGGCGCTGACCCTCGCCGCGGCTGCCATGTGGGCCCCGCCGCGCACCAGCCACGCgtgctcctccgccgccggccgcgTGCCGCACGTGACGGGCGGCCACTCGAAGAGACGCCTCGTGGGGGTGGTGGGGCCCGCCTGCCACTCCTCTGGTTCCACTTCCGCTTCCAAGTCCACCACGCGCGGTCCAATCGCctgccgccgccccgacgccaccggagccccaatggccgccgccgccgccgccggagacctgAGGTCGGAGTATCTCGAGGTGCTGCTCAGCCGCCGCCGCGAACGCCAAG TGCCTATGACCGTGGAGCAAGGGAGTCCGGTGAAGGAGCCGCTGTACCAAGGCAACGGGCCTCTGGGACTCAGAGAG GCCATGGAGTCGTGCCCGAGGAAGGAGGTGGAGAACTTCCAGGAGAAGCTGGTCGAAGAAAATTTCTACCTGATGACCGAG TCAGGTGAACAGGGACGCCTACCTGTACTTCTACTGAAACTTAATGACACTGCTCCTGAAAGAAAGCCCGTTGTTGTAATACTGCACAGCTCTTACAAATGCAAGGAGTGGTTGCGCCCACTGCTTGAG GCATATGCCTCCAGGGGTTATATTGCTGTCGCCATTGATTCTCGTTATCACGGTGAAAGGGCCAGCAGCAAGACTACTTACATAGAG GCACTGAATTCAGCTTGGAGGAATGGGGACACTATGCCTTTTATTTTTGACACG GTGTGGGACTTGATAAAGCTTGGAGATTATCTTAGTGCAAGGGAGGATGTCGATCCCTCTAGGATAGGGATTACTGGTGAATCACTCGGAG GAATGCATGCATGGTTTGCTGCTTTTGTGGATACACGGTACAGTGTTGTTGTTCCAATAATTGGTGTTCAG GGATTTCAATGGGCAATAGATAATGACAAGTGGCAAGCTAGAGTTGATAGCATTAAGCCTTTATTTGAAG AAGCAAGAATTGATTCAGGGAAGAGTGAAATAGATGCAGAGGTTGTGAAAAAG GTTTGGGACAAGATAGCACCTGGTATGGCTTCACAGTTTGATGCTCCCTACTCAGTTCCTCTGATTGCACCACGTCCGCTCCTCCTCCTAAATG GTGCTGACGACCCTCGTTGCCCAGTCCTTGGTCTACAAGAACCTGCCTCCAAAGCTACTGAGGCTTATGCAGAAGCTGGTTCTGCGGATAAGTTCAAG TTCATCGCGGAGCCGGGAGTCGGGCACAGGATGACCGCGAGCATGGTGAAGGAAGCGAGCGACTGGTTCGACCGCTTTCTCTAG